The stretch of DNA AGCTCTTGTCTAGGCACTTCTCAAATACTGTCAGTGACTCCTTTTCCACTGCTCTTGTGCAGTCCAGTCCTGTCTTCtaggccagtactcactggagtttagaagcatgAGATGGGGTGTGATCTTATAGAAACCCCAACCTTTTCATGTGGATCCACCTCAGTTTGTGGTCGATGTTGATAAGCTAACATGAGGCAAGGTAAAAAGAGGCTCCAGAAAGTATTGTCTGGCTAAACTAAAGTCTAGATATTAATGCTAGACACCTTTCTACCACCAACTCACAAATCAAGGGTGTGACGGAAGGCACGCCAGTTCCGTGAATGAGTGCAGGCCCAACAAGACTCAGAGAGCATGGCAGCGTTTACGTCAAagcacaaagtaaatttattatcaaagtatgtacgtgTCACCaaacactaccctgagattcattttctttcaggcattcagagtagaacaCGGAATACACCagaaccatttaaaaaaaactacagataaagactgacaaacaaacaatgtgaaaacgacatcaaactgtgcaaataccaaataaataaacagaaacactgtgagcatgagttgtggagtccttgaaagtgaatgcaTAGCTTGTGGAatgagttcagtgttgaagtgagtgaagttatccatgctggttcagcagcctgatagttgaagggtaataactgttactgaatcttgtggtgtgggagctgaggctcctgtgcctccttccggATGGCAGCATCACAGAGAtaacatggactggatggtgagggcccttgTTGGACACCCCTTGTTGATAAGCTCAATGGAGCGGGGAGGTTTCCTGTGGTGGAGGGGGCGGTATCCACTATCTTTCGTTGGGTTTACCATTCTTggtcattgatgtttccataccaggcttgaAGTAACCAGTTAGATACTCCTCACTGTCAAAACAACATGGTTGATTGGTACTCCTTCACGTGTGCTGATTATTCACAGTGATGTGTGAACGTCAGAGCTATAAAGTCATTGAATGATAGAGCATGgaggtaggccattcagcccataaggCTGTACTgactatcagaatcagattcagatttattatcaccagcatgtgtcgtcaaatttgttaatttagcagcagcagttcaatgcaatacataatctagcagaataaatagataataaataaatcaattacagtatatatatatattggaaattaaaaatcatgcaaaaacagaaataatatattgaaaaagtgaggtagtgttcacaggttcaatgtccatttaggaatcaatcACCCATTTAACCAATTCTACATTAATTCcatattttattctcccttttaaaTTAACGTACTTTAAGTAAACATTAAGCATTTGGGAAAAAAAACCCTAGCTCCTTTCCTGGAAAACTGCATTTTAATTATCTTAGGGAATCTTAATTGGCAACATTATCTGGATAGATGCAATCATCTTAGGTTCTTACAATAACAGTGCAGTGAATTTAAATTGCCCTTTGATACAGCCTGGTAATAAACTGGGTAAAAGAGTATCTGAATATtaaaccagcatccatcattaaggacccttaccaCTCAGgatattccctcttctcattaccatcatcacgaaggagttacaggagactgaagacacgcactcattgttttaggaacagcttcttccccccgccatcaaatttctgaacggtccatgaacctatATTGCACTGTCTATTTCTCTATTTCCCTACCCACCTAtcttctgggccgtgtctttacaagacaggcgaCCCCAGCcagtatcaatactcttcagagatagtctccctggtgtcagtggtcacataaccaggacttgtgttaGGCACCGGCTGCTCAAGGGCCATTCACCCACCTGCTccagaagaaggcgatggcaaaccgcttctgtagaaaaattgccaagaacaatcatggtgatgAGACCATGACTACCTACGTCATAAGACACAGCAAATATTGATGACCTATCTATCTTCTTATTTATAttgcaacttacagtaattttatgcACTGCACTGCCCTGCTGCCTCAAAATAACAGCTATCATTACATAGGTCAGTGACCATAAATTCCATTCTGACTTATTTGCCAGTCCTTGTTATGCATAacttttcataaattccattgtatttctttattttccagtaaatgcctgcaagaaaactaatcccaaggtagtatatggtgcctTTTACGTacttgctaataaatttactttgactgagGTTCTAAGCCCTTGTATTCCTGACATGAAGCCAACATTTGACTGTTGGCATTTGCTCGTGACAGTAAGGTGCAAATACTTTaaagtaatttttattatatttccaCTTATACCCCACCTACCCCTCCTGCTCCACAGGCTGCAGAGATGTTTACAGTGACAGAATTCAAATGGTTGACTGATCCTCAGACAACTTATCGCATACTGAAGCCTTGGTGGGACGTTTTCAGCCACTACATCTGCATGGTGATGCTCCTGATCGCACTGCTGGGTGGAACCCTTCAGATTGCCCAGAACAAAATGCTGTGCCTCCCTTGTAAAGTGGTGGTCGATGACCACTGCAAGCCCCCTTGGTACATGAACAATGCGTCAAGGAATCCGAATGGAAGCTTCCCTCCCCTGAGCGGGATTAAGAACCTTCTTGACAGGCAGCAGTATGCCTTCATTGACGCCGTGTGTTACGAGAAGCAGCTTGATTGGTTCTCCAAGTTCTTCCCCTACCTGGTGCTCTGGCAGACGCTTCTCCTCTTGATGTGCAGTAACTTCTGGTTCAAGTACCCCAGCACCAGCTCCAGGCTcgagcatttcatcaccatcctCTTCAAGTGCTTCGACTCCCCCTGGACCACTCGGGCTCTGTCCGAGGCGGTGGAGATTAGCGGCGAGAAGCCGCCCTACCGCAAGACCAGGTTGATGGCTAGGACGTCCTTCTCTTCCGTGTCCGGCGAGGCTGCCACCAAGTCTGCGCAGAACAGGGTGGAGTTTAATCCGGCAGACGCGGGTGAGAGAACTATACTGGACCAGAAGGAAGGAGAGCAGGCGAAGGCTATTTTTGAAAAGGTGAAAAAGTTCAAAGCGCATGTTGAAGAAAAAGACATTATCTACAAACTGTACATGTGCCAGATTATTATGAAGGTCTTCATGTTAGTTGGTATCATTGTCTATACCCCTTACTATATTACTGAGATGAAATTTGATCTCAATTGCAAAGTTGACATAGAGCTATTTACAGGATATAGACAGTATCACTGTGTCCATTCTTTGGCAATTATGTTCAAGGTCTTAGCATCTTTTTATGCGATACTGGTGGCAGTACACGGACTGCTGTGTGTCTATAGCCTGTGTTGGATGCTCAGACGCTCACTGAAGCAATATTCCTTTGAGACCATCCGAGAGGAAAGCAGCTACAGGGACATTCCAGACATTATAAACGATTTTGCTTTCATTCTTCACCTCTCCGATCAGTACGACCCCCTTTATTCAAAGCGGTTCTCGGTCTTCCTTTCAGAAGTCAGCGAGAACAAGCTGAAACAGATTAACCTGAACTTGGAATGGACTGCGGAAAGGCTGAGGTACAAACTGCAGAAGAACCCTCAGGACAAGGTCGAGTTGTCCATGTTCATGATCAGTGGACTCCCCGATGCTGTCTTTGAACTGAAGGAGCTTGAGGTGCTTAAGCTGGAGCTCATAACAGAAGCCAATTTTAAAGCGTCGATGTCTCAGCTGACTAACCTCAAAGAGCTCCATCTTTACCACACGCCGACCATTGTGGACCCACAGGCATTGAACTGTTTAgccgaaaacctggaagtgctgcACATCAAGTTCAGCGACATGGAGAAAGCTCCGCGTTGGATTTTCAATCTGAGGAATCTGACAGAGCTTCATTTAACAGGTAACTTAAAAATAGAAAAGAACAACTTTGTGTCTCTGAGCGGCCTTGAGAACCTGAAGAAATTAAAAGTTCTACACATGAAGAACAGTCTTCCTCACATTCCAGCCATTCTCACTGGTACAGGACTCCTCTTAAACAAACTGTGCATTGATAATGAAGGAACCAAACTAACTGTGTTCAATACACTGAAAAATATGGTAAGTCTCACACACCTTGAACTTCAGAACTGTGACCTAGAACGCATTCCACATTCCATTTTTAGCTTGTATAATCTACGTGAGATTGATCTGAAAGGCAACAGACTGAAGACAATAGAAGAAATTATTAGCTTCCAGCATTTGAAATGGCTCTCATGTCTTAAACTTTGGTACAATGCAATAGCGTACATACCACTGCAAATTGGAACTCTTTCAAATCTGGAGCAACTATACCTCAACAACAACAGAATAGAAACCATTCCAACACAACTTTTTTTATGCAGCAAGTTACGATACTTGGACTTCAGCAATAATCACCTGACTACAATTGGTGATGAGATCAGTGAACTGACTCACCTTCAGTACCTTAATGTTTCCAACAATAATGTGAGTAAATCCACCTATAGTTATTGTCAGTGGAGGTCTGCGTGAGTGCATTTGAGAGTCTTCAATATCTTGTCATTTACAGTATATTAGTAGCTATACTACATATGTTAaatacaagattctgcagattccgtaaatcttgagtaacacatgggtagtgctggaggaactcagcagattatgttgatggatctgggcctgaaacattgactgtttacttctctccttagatgctgcctgacctgttgagttcctcaagcattttgcatGGGTTCTGTTGTAATCTGCACAAAGCCACTGGAGAAATACTGAAGCTAATGGATACAGAAGTGGttt from Hemitrygon akajei chromosome 12, sHemAka1.3, whole genome shotgun sequence encodes:
- the LOC140736548 gene encoding volume-regulated anion channel subunit LRRC8A-like, with protein sequence MFTVTEFKWLTDPQTTYRILKPWWDVFSHYICMVMLLIALLGGTLQIAQNKMLCLPCKVVVDDHCKPPWYMNNASRNPNGSFPPLSGIKNLLDRQQYAFIDAVCYEKQLDWFSKFFPYLVLWQTLLLLMCSNFWFKYPSTSSRLEHFITILFKCFDSPWTTRALSEAVEISGEKPPYRKTRLMARTSFSSVSGEAATKSAQNRVEFNPADAGERTILDQKEGEQAKAIFEKVKKFKAHVEEKDIIYKLYMCQIIMKVFMLVGIIVYTPYYITEMKFDLNCKVDIELFTGYRQYHCVHSLAIMFKVLASFYAILVAVHGLLCVYSLCWMLRRSLKQYSFETIREESSYRDIPDIINDFAFILHLSDQYDPLYSKRFSVFLSEVSENKLKQINLNLEWTAERLRYKLQKNPQDKVELSMFMISGLPDAVFELKELEVLKLELITEANFKASMSQLTNLKELHLYHTPTIVDPQALNCLAENLEVLHIKFSDMEKAPRWIFNLRNLTELHLTGNLKIEKNNFVSLSGLENLKKLKVLHMKNSLPHIPAILTGTGLLLNKLCIDNEGTKLTVFNTLKNMVSLTHLELQNCDLERIPHSIFSLYNLREIDLKGNRLKTIEEIISFQHLKWLSCLKLWYNAIAYIPLQIGTLSNLEQLYLNNNRIETIPTQLFLCSKLRYLDFSNNHLTTIGDEISELTHLQYLNVSNNNLEALPNGLFLCKKLRTLLVGRNSLTILPPLVGDLVNLVSLELMGNQLEVLPEELSLCSLKQGGLVVEEILLNTLPAAVREHLKGSDKDQV